The Pseudomonas solani genome segment GATCCGCACCCTGGAGCTGTCGCCGGACCTGCCGCTGGACGGCTTCAAGGGCCGCAAGCTGAGCTACCGCCCCTGGGACGGCCAGTTGCGCCAGCCCATCGAGCTGATCCAGCCACGCGCGCTGATCAGCACCTCGCCCCAGGAAGGTTTTCTCCACCCCTTCAGCGAACTCGACACCCTCGGCCACGACGCGCCGGAGAGCCGCTGCCGCCTGGCCGAAGCCGCCCTGCAGGCCACGCCATGAACGCCCAGAACAAGGACCCCGCCATGCCCCGCCTCCCCCTCACCCTGCTCGGCGCCGCGCTGCTGCTGGCCAGCGGCGCCACCTTCGCCGCCACCGCCTACGTCTCCAACGAGAAGGACAACGCCGTCAGCGTGATCGACATGGACAGCCTGACGGTCACCGCCAGCCTGCCGGTGGGCAAGCGCCCGCGCGGCCTGGCGCTGTCCAGCGACAACCGGCTGCTGTACATCTGCGCCAGCGATTCGGACACCGTGCAGGTGATGGACCTGGCCACGCGGCAGATCATCAAGGAGCTGCCCTCCGGCGCCGACCCCGAGCAGTTCGCCCTGCACCCCAACGACCGCTGGCTGTACATCTCCAACGAGGACGATGCGCTGGTCACGGTGGTCGACACCCAGAGCAGCCAGGTGCTGGCGCAGATCGACGTCGGCGTGGAGCCCGAGGGCATGGCGGTGAGCCCGGATGGCAAGTGGGCGATCAACACCAGCGAGACCACCAACATGCTGCACTGGATCGACACCTCGACCCAGACGCTGGTGGACAACACCCTGGTGGACCAGCGCCCGCGCCATGTGGAGTTCGACCACGACGGCAAGCGCCTGTGGGCTTCGGCTGAGATCGGCGGCACCGTCACCGTGGTCGACGTGGCCACGCGCAGCATCCAGAAGACCCTGCGCTTCCAGATCAAGGGCGTGCACCCGGACAAGGTGCAGCCGGTGGGGGTCAAGCTGACCCGCGACGGCCGCTACGCCTTCGTGGCCCTGGGCCCGGCCAACCATGTGGCGGTGGTGGATGCGAAAACCCTGGAGGTGCTCGACTACCTGCTGGTGGGCCGGCGCGTCTGGCACCTGGCCTTCAGCCCCGACGAGAAGACCCTGCTGGCCACCAACGGCATCAGCGGCGACGTCTCGGTGATCGACGTCGACAGCCTCAAAGTGACCCGGTCGATCAAGGTCGGCCGCTACCCCTGGGGCGTGGTGGTGGCGCCATGAACGCACTGGAGGTGGAGGGCGTTGGCTTCGACTACGGCCCGCGCCGCGCACTGGATGAGGTGAGTTTCGCCCTGGAGCCGGGCCGCTTCACTGCGCTGCTGGGCCCCAACGGTGCCGGCAAGTCCACCCTGGTGGCGCTGCTCAGCCGCCTCTACGACCTGCAGCGCGGCGATATCCGCGTCGCCGGCCATTCCCTGCGCCGGCAGCCGCGCCTGGCCCTGCGCCAGCTCGGCGTGGTGTTCCAGCAGAGCACCCTGGACCTCGACCTCTCGGTGGAGCAGAACCTGCGCTACCACGCCGCCCTGCACGGCATGCCGCGCCAGCTGGCGGCCGCGCGCATCGACCAGGAGCTGGCGCGCCAGGGCCTGGGCGAACGCCGCCGCGACAGCGTGCGCGCGCTCAATGGCGGCCACCGCCGGCGCGTGGAAATCGCCCGTGCCCTGCTCCACCGCCCACGCCTGCTGCTGCTCGACGAGGCCAGCGTCGGCCTCGACCCGGCCAGCCGCCAGGCCCTCAACCACCATGTGCGCCAACTGTGCGACGACGAAGGCCTGAGCGTGCTGTGGACCACTCACCTGCTGGACGAAGTACGCGGCGAGGACGCCCTGCTGGTGCTCGACCAGGGCCGCCTGGTGGCCTCCGGCACCGCCGGCGAGCTGAGTGCGGCGCATGGCGGCGGCCTGGCCGGTGCCTTCGGCGAGCTCACCCGGCCGAGGGCGCGGGCATGAACGCCGGTGCTTATTGGCAATGCCTGCGCGGTATCGTCGGGCGCGAGTGGTTGCGCTTCGTGCTGCAGCGCTCGCGTTTTCTCAGCGCCCTGGTGCGGCCGCTGCTGTGGCTGCTGGTGTTCGCCGCCGGCTTCCGCGCGGCGCTGGGCATCGCCATCATCGACCCCTACGCCACCTACATCACCTACGAGACCTACATCGTCCCGGGGCTGGCCTGCATGATCCTGCTGTTCAACGGCATGCAGGGCTCGCTGTCGATGGTCTACGACCGCGAGATGGGCAGCATGCGCGTGCTGCTCACCAGCCCGCTGCCGCGCCCCTTCCTGCTCGGTGCCAAGCTGCTGGCCACGGCGCTGGTGTCGCTGCTGCAGGTGTATGCCTTCCTCGCCATCGCCTGGCTCTATGGCGTGCAGCCACCGGCCTGGGGCCTGCTCGCCGCCCTGCCCGCGCTGCTGCTGGCGGCGCTGCTGCTCAGTGCCCTGGGGCTGCTGCTGTCGAACTTCATCCGCCAGTTGGAGAACTTCGCCGGGGTGATGAATTTCGTGATCTTCCCGCTGTTCTTCCTCTCCTCGGCGCTCTACCCCCTGTGGAAGATGCGCGAGGCCAGCGAGTGGCTGTACTGGCTGTGCGCGGCCAACCCCTTCAGCCACGCGGTGGAGCTGGTGCGCTTCGCTTTGTACGAGCGGCTCAACCCGCTGGCGCTGGGCGTGTGCCTGGGCCTGACGCTGGTCTTCGCGGTGGCGGCGGTGGCCAGCTTCAACCCGCAGCACGCGGCGCTGCGCCGGGCCGGCTGAGGCGGGAAAACTACTACTTTGGTACGGGTTTCCCTCTCCAACGTAGGATTTCCAAAGGCGCGCGGCTGGCTTGTAATGCAGGCCATAAGAATAAAGAGATGCCTGCCATGCGAGTCCTCATCGCCTCACTGCTGTGCCTGCCCGTCCTGTTTTCGGCCACCGCCCGGGCCGACGCCGAGCCGTCGCTGTTCTCCGCCGACGGCTACCGCACCGACCGCTACCGCAGCCCCACGCCCGCCGAGGCCGACCACGCCCGCACCCTGGACACCCTCGGCCTGCGCGAGCTGCTGGAACGCGACCCGCGCACGCAACTCATCGACGTCTACCGCCGCCAGTTCCTCGAAGGCCGCTTCATCGCCGACGAGCCCCACGCCAACCTGCCCGGCAGCCTGTGGCTGGCCAACACCGGCAACGGCGAGCTGGACGCGCGCTGGCAGGCCTACTTCGCCGACAACCTGAAGAAGGCGAGCCGGGGCGACCTGCACTGGCCACTGGTGTTCTACTGCCGTTCCGACTGCTGGTTGAGCTGGAACGCGCAACGGCGCGCCCATGCACTGGGCTACCGCAATCTCTACTGGTACCGTGACGGCATCGACGCCTGGGAACAGGCCGGCCTGCCGCTGCAACCCGCCGAGCCCGTGCCCCTGCCCTGAATCCGCGCCCGACAGCCCCTCCATAATCAGAACAATGAGGTGAATGGCCATGTACAAGATCCTGATCGCCGACGATCACCCGCTGTTCCGCGAGGCCATCCACAACGTCATCAGCGACGGCTTCCCCGACAGCGAAGTGATGGAGACCGCCGACCTCGACAGCGCCCTGGGCCTGACCCAGGAACACGAAGACCTCGACCTCATCCTGCTCGACCTGAACATGCCCGGCATGCACGGCCTCAACGGCCTGATCAACCTGCGCAACGAGGCGCCGACCATCCCGGTGGTGATCGTCTCCGCCGAACAGGACAAGCAGATCGTGCTGCAGGCGATCACCTACGGCGCGGTGGGCTTCATCACCAAGTCCTCGCCACGGGCGCAGATGACCGACGCCATCGAGCAGATCCTCAACGGCAACGTCTACCTGCCCTCGGACATCATCCGCACCCAGAAGAGCTCGCCCCGGCGCAGCCACCAGGATGAACACGGCATCCCCCGGAACTGCTCCAGGCGCTGACCCGCAAGCAACTGCTGGTGCTCGAGCGCATGACCAAGGGCGAATCGAACAAGCAGATCGCCTACAACCTCGACATCGCCGAAACCACGGTCAAGGCCCATGTCTCCGCCATCCTGCGCAAGCTCAACGTGCACAACCGCGTGCAGGCGATCCTCTGCGCGGGGGATATCGATTTCGCGGCGTATCTGCGGCGCTAGCGGTCACCTGGCCGACAGCGCAGCCGGAGCTTTCACCCGGGCTGACGTGCCCCGCCAGTCGCCATCCCGCCCTACCCTGCGAAGCCTGGACGCTTGCAGGGAGACCCGGGAATGTCGCGCTACCTCCGCTCACAGCGGGCCGGCTCGTACTACTTCTTCACACTCGTCACTGCAAAACGCCGGCCGCTCCTGACCGAGCCATCGGTACGCCAGGCATTGCGCCATGCGATCAAGGCGGTGCGGCTCGAACAGCCGTTCCGCATCCATGGCTGGGTGCTGCTGCCGGATCACCTGCATTGCCTCTGGGAGCTACCGCCCGGTGATGCCGACTTCGCGCGGCGCTGGTCGATCATCAAGCGCAAAGTCAGCCAATCGGTTCACCTGGCACCCACTTCGAATAGCCGGGTCGCACGTCGCGAATCCGGGTTCTGGCAGCGGCGCTTCTGGGAACACTGCATACGCGATGCCGACGACTACCGCCGGCATATGGATTACTTGCACTGGAACCCGGTGAAGCACGGCCTGGTCACCCGGGTGGCCGACTGGCCCTGGTCCAGCTTCCACCGCCTGGTACGAGAGGGCCTTTACCCGGCGGGTTGGGGCGATGCCGGGGAGCAGGACGGGGAATTTGGCGAATAGCCCGGAGCCTGTCGGAGCTCGCCGGAAGTACCGAGCGCGGGACCGGTGCGCGCAGCACACCCTACAAGAGCACATCAGCGCACGGAGCTTGGTTCGATGCACGGGGCTCGGCCGTAGGGTGTGCCGTGCGCACCTCAAAGGTGGGAGCGGCACGGAGCCTTTCGGAATGCGCCGGACGGACCGAGCGCGGGACCGGCGCACGGGGCTTGCCGTGCGCCCTTCACCCGCCCCGTTCGATCAGGTGGTTCATCGCGGCCTTGAGCTTCATCGGGCGGACGGGTTTGTGCATCAGGGTGTGGCCGAGTTCGCGCATCTGCTGGCGCAGTTCGTTGCTGTAGTTGGCGGTGATCATCAGGGCGGGCAAGGCGGTGCCGCGGCGGGCGTTGATGCTGGCGACGGCGTCGACGCCGTTGTGGTCGTTGTCCAGGTGGTAGTCGGCGATCAGCAGGTCGGCGTCGGCGTGGTAGTTGTCCACCTGGCGCGCCAGGTCCTCTTCCGAGAGTGCGGTGACCACCTGGCAGCCCCAGCCTTCGAGCAGGGTGCGCATGCCGGCGCAGATGGCTGCGTCGTTATCCAGCACCCACACCCGCGAGCCGCGCAGGCGCTCCACCAGCATTTCCGGGGTGCTCGCCTCGACCCGCGCCCGGGGCGCGCGCTTGGCCAGGGGCACTTCGATGCTGAAGCGCGAGCCGTGGCCAAGGCGCGAGCGCACCTGGATGCGGTGGCCGAGCATGCCGGCGATCTTGTCGACGATGGCCAGGCCCAGACCCAGGCCCCGGTCCTGCTTGGGCCGCTGCGAGTCGCCGCGCTTGAACTCCTGGAAGATCTCCTTGAGCTTGTCCTCGGCGATGCCGATGCCGCTGTCCCAGACTTCGATGGACAGGCTCTGCCGGTGCCGCCGGCAGCCCAGCAGCACACGGCCGCTGGGGGTGTAGCGGATGGCGTTGCTGAGCAGGTTGCGCAGGATGCGCGCCAGCAATTGAATGTCACTGCGCACCAGCGCCGAGCTGGGTACGAAGTGCAGACTGAGCCCTTCGCTGGCGGCCGCCTGGCGGAACTCCACGGCGAGGTTGTCGAGCAACTCGGCGACGGCGAAGGGCGCGATGTCGGGCTTGATCACCCCGGCGTCGAGCTTGGAGATGTCCACCAGGGTGCCCAGCAGGCTTTCCACGTCATCCAGCGAGTTGCTGATGTTGCGCACCAGCGCCGTGCTCACCGCCTGCTCGCGCTGCTCTTGCAACGCACTGGTGAACAGCCGCGCGGCGTTCAGCGGTTGCAACAGGTCGTGGCTGACGGCGGCGAGGAACTTGGTCTTCGACAGGTTGGCTTGCTCGGCCTCGCGCTTGGCTTCGCGCAGGCGCAGTTCCACCTGGCTGCGCTCGCCGATCTCGCGCAGCAACTGGTCGTTGAGCTGGGTGAGTTCGGCGGTGCGTTCGCGCACCCGCTGCTCCAGGTTCTGATAGGCCAGGTGCAGGGCTTCAGCGGTGCGGCGGCGCTCGGTGATGTCGCGGATCAGCACGAAGATGCCGACCACCTCGCCGTTGGCCAGGCGGTTGGGCACGTAGGAGCGCAGCATGTAGCGCTCCTGGCCGTTGAGGTTGGTTTCGGCCACCTCGAAGGTGACGCTCTCGCCGGACAGCGCCCGCTCCACATAGGGCTCCAGGCGCCGCCAGTGCTCCTCGCTGTGCACCTCGCGCAGGCGTTGGCCGAGCATGCCGCCACGGGGCCAGCGGTACCACTCCTCGTAGACCTTGTTGGTGAATTCGTAGACCAGCTCGGCGTTGAGGTAGGCGATCAGCGCCGGCACGTGGTCGGTGATCAGGCGGATCCAGCGTTCGCTTTCGGCCAGCGCCTCGGCGTGGCGATAGCGCTCGGTGATGTCGGTGAAGGTGTTGACGAAGCCGCCGGTGGGCAGCGCGTGGGTGCGCACCTCCAGCATGCGGCCATCGAACAGGCGCTGCTCCAGCTCGCGCACCGGGCGGCCGTTGGCGTCGCGGGTCTGTGGAGTGAGCAGCGCCAGCTCGCTGTCGGCCATCACCTCGGCGAAGGGCCGATGGGCCTGGATCGGCGCCAGGCCGCAGAGTTCGAGGAAGCGGTGGTTCCACAGCTCCAGGGTGCCTTCGGCGCCGACCATGGCCATGCCCTGGGAGAGGTTGTCCACGGCGCGCTGCAGCAGCCGCGACTTCTGCGCCAGGGCCTGTTCGCGGCGCATGGTTTCGCTGACCTTGAGCTCGGTGATGTCGGTGTAGAGGATCACCAGCCCGCCCTCGCGGGTGGGCCGCTCGCTGACCTGCACCCAGCGACCGTCCTGCAGGCGGTAGAGGCTGTGTTCGTTGTCGCTGCTGCGCTGCTCTTCGACGATCAGCCCGGTGCTTTCGGCCAGGCGCTTGATCTCCGAGAGCCGGGTGCCGCTGATAATGCGCGCTCGGCTGTGGGCCCAGAAGGACTTGAAGCGGCTGTTGAACAGGACGATGCGCTGCTCCTTGTCGAACAGCACGAAGGCGTCGGAGATGCTTTCGATGGCGTCCACCAGGTGCTGGTGGGCCGTCTCGGCGCGCAGCCGCGCATCGCTGAGCAGCTGGTTGCTGGCCTTGAGCTCGGACATCGCCTGGTTCAGCGCGTCGGTGCGTTCGCGCACCTGCTCGGCCAGCACCACCGAGTGCTGGAAGGCGGCGTAGGCGTCGTCACGGCGGGCCGCACTGGATTCGACCCGCTCGATCAGCGCAGCGTTGATGCGCCGCAGCTTGTGGTTATCGCTCTCCAGCTGGGCGATGCGCGCTTCCTGGTCAGCGGCCTGCATCGCCGGGGCGGCGTCCGATAGCGACACCGGTGAAGGTCTGGTTGATGTGCATGCCATTGAACTGTTCCCCGTAGGTGTTGAAACCGATGACGCGCTGGCGACGGAGGAATTCGCCGGTCTGCTCGACGCCGCCGTCGCTCTCGATCTCCAGGCGGCGCAGGAAGCAGTCGCAGCCGATGGTGAGCAGCGGCGGGCCGAGGCGTTGCTCCAGGCGCTGGAACAGGGCCTGGAGGTTGGGTAGCAGCGGCCCCGGGCGCATGCCGGTGAGGACGATGCCGTTCTCCACGGCGCAGTAGAAGCTGAGGCTGAGGTCGTCGTTGACCCGCTGGATGGAGCGCACGTAGTACTGGTCGTTGACCCGCACGGCCAGCGGGTGGGCGGCGAACAGGCGATGGTCCAGTGCGGCCAGTGGTACGCCGATCCACTGGGCGTATTCCTGGGCGGCGGGCTCGGCGTTGAGTTCGAAGACGCGGCGGCTGGCGCTGTCGGCGCGGGTGACCACCAGCTTCTCGTCGCTGGGCAGGATGTGGTGGGTGCTGAAGACTTCGAAATCCAGCTGGGTGTTGACCAGCACCACCACCGCCGCGCCGGTGTGGAACTGGCCGCCGTGGTAGACGTGGGTGTGGGTGAGGTGGTTGTCGTCGCCGGCCGAGCCGCCGAAATGCGGGATGCTGCCGAAGGCCGCGCTGAGGGCGGCGAGCACCACTTCCTCGCGGCTGGAGAGGCCGTCCAGCAGGGTCAGGGCGAAGCTGTGGTCCTTGATCGGCGCCAGGGAGTTGCTGCGGCAGTCGCTGACCAGGCGCTCCACCAGCTGCTGGGCATCGATCAGGCTGAAGCGCTCCATCTCGTCGATCAGCGCACTGCCGATGGAGAAGCTGCGGTAGTCGAAGCCCACCGCGCTGACGCAGCCGCGCCCGTAGCCGTTGGGGGTGATTTCGCCGGCGCTGGTGCAGCCCACCAGCTCGATGCCGCCGAAATACTGCTCCAGCGCCGCGCCCAGGGCCGGCAGGTCGTACTCCGCCGAGCAGAAGAACAGCACGAAGCCCAGGTGCGGGTGGATCAGTTGGCGCGCCAGGTCCTGGGCCACGGCTTCGGCCTCGGTGGCGCTGGACATGGCGGTGACCACGCCCTCGTCCTGGTGCTGTTGCATGGGGCGCCTCTCGCAAATGGGCCTGCAGATGCTGTGGATTCTACGGAGCGCCCCGGGGCTGCCCCATCCTTCTTGGGTAGCGACGGGCTCGTTCGAAGGGATGAGGCGGCACTGACGACTGCGTTCGACCTCGGGGAGCGGCCCGGCCACTCATTCGTTCCTGGATGGGTGTGCGCGGGATCTTCGAGGTGCGCGCGGCACACCCTACGCGGGGCTGCGAGTTCTTCGCAGGATGGGCGCCTTCGATAAGGGCATCAGGCATCAGGAGGTGCCACGGCCCGGCTCCGCCTGGTGGAGGTAAAAAGCGACCTCCACCCTACGCAGCGGTCGCGTCCATCGGTGGCATGACGCTTTCTGTAGCCCGCCAGGGTAGGAGCGAATTCATTCGCGAAACCACTCCCCATAGAACGCAAAAAAGGCGGGAGGCATGCGCCATCCCGCCAAAACACAAGGGAGCATTGCAGGGTGGGGCCTTACCAGTTGAGCACCAGGCCGAGGGCGACGGTGTCGGTGTCTTCGTTCTGCGCGGAGCCGGCGTGGCCGTCGATTTCGAACTGGTTGTATTCGGCCACCAGCTTGAGGTTGTCGTTGACGTCGTGGAACAGGGCGATACCGCGGGTTTCGTAGTCGGCACCGGTGTTCACCGCGCCGTTGCCGTCGTCCTTGGTCTTGCCGTAGGAGAGCGCCAGGCGGTTCTTGCCGAAGCGGTAGGAGCCCTGCAGCAGGTAGCCGTCGCTGTCCACTTCACGCAGGGTCGCCTCGCCGGCGTTGTTGGTGAAGAAGGGGTTGATGCCCTTGGCCTGGAAGCCGGAGCCCACCACCGAGAAGTCGCCCATCTTCGCCTGCACGCCATAGCCCAGGCCCTTGGAGGTGACGCTGTCCACGGCCGGGTCGGTGTTGTCGGAGGTCTGGTAGCCGCCGTTGACCCAGGAGTAGATCTGCGCGCCGCCCAGTTCGAACTCGTAGGTGAGCTCGGATTCGAAGCGCGGGTTCTCCTGGTAGGCCTTGCCGGTGGGGCTGTCATCGTTGGTGTCCACCGGGTCCATGATGCCCACGGCCAGGCGCAGGCCGTCGCTCTTGGGGCTGCGGTAGGTGATCTGCGAGGTGGGGAACGGATAGGGGTAGCCGCTGCCGATGTTGCCGAAGGAGACGCCACCGCCGTCCACCAGGCCCAGGGTGTCGCTGACCTGGCCGTACCCGGCGAGCATTTCGTCGAGGAGGATGTTGGAGCGCGCGAACAGGCCGAAGTCCTTGCCCACCAGCACCTCGCCCCAGTCGCTGCCAACGGTGCCGTAGAACTGGCGGACGTCGATGGCGGTGTCGGTGCCATTGGTTTCGCTGTCGTTGATGGTCACCCAGAAGGAGGCGCGGGCGCCGAGCTTGAGGTCATCCACCTGCTTGCCCATGTTGAAGCCGATCCAGTTGGGCAGGAAGCCCATCTTCACCCGCGACTGGCGACGGTCGAACTGTTCGCCGTCGCGGTCGACGTCGCTGTTGACGTAGAAGGCGTTGACGTAGCCGTCGGTGGAGAAGGTGGTGTCGTCCTTGTCGTAGAGGACGATCTCGGCCTTGGCCTGTTCCATGGCAGCCAGGGCCAGGCCGGTGGTGAGGGCGAGGGGCAGGAATCCGATGGTGACGTTCTTGTTGTTGTACATGGCGCTCTCCGCTGGGTGGGACGACTCGCTCGAGCCGTGACGGAGGCGATTATCGAAACGCCGGAATGCCCGCCATATGCGGCCTTGGCGCCATTTCGCCGGTGCTTTGGCGCGCCCTGTACGGCCCTGGCGGAAAGACCCGGACCGCCTCGCCGAGGGTAGCGGCGCGCAAGTCGCAACGGGCGGACGATGCCGTCGGCACGACCTGGGGAGGGGGTCGTACCGCTGCCTTGGTAGGGGATGAGGGGGGTGTGGCGGAGGCGCTAAGGGAGTAGGCGTCAGTGCCAGCGCGGGCCGGGGCGCTCGTCGTTGGCCAGCACCAGCCAGCCGCCACGGCCCTGTTGCAGGGCCTGCAGCGCGGCGAGCAGGTCATCGCGGGTGGCGTGTTCGAGGGCATCGGCGACACGGCGCGGCCAATCGGGGGAGTGGCCAGCCAGGTGCAGGTTCCAGGCACGCTCGGCGTCGTCCTCGCCCCCCTCGCGCAATTGCGCCAGCAGGGCCTGGCGCGCGGCTTCGCCATCGCCCAGGGCCTGGTCCAGCGCGGCAAGGAAGGTTTCGATATGCCCGAGCACCTGCGCCACCGTGGCGCTGGGCGATTGCACGCCGAACAGCAAACCGGCCTGGCCGTTGATCAGGCGGAAGCCGGAGAACACCGCGTAACCCAGTTGCAGCTCGCTACGCAGGCGCTGGTAGAAATCCGCCTCCAGGCAACGCGCCAACCATTGCCAGCTGGCTTCGGTGAGGGCGTGCCGGTCCGGCAGCGGGCAGAACAGCAGCAGCGCGGCCTCGCCCTCCACCGCGTCCGGGCGGTGCCAGCGGTAGCTGGGCGCCAGCACCGCCGGGGCGTGATCGCGGGGGAGCCGCTGGCCCGGCAACCGCCGCAGCAGGCCATGCAGGAGTTCGCGCTGCCCGGCGTCGAGACCGACGGCCATGACATCCCAGGCGGCATGCGCCCAGTGCCCGGCCAGGCGGGCGGGCGTTACCGCCCGGGCCACCTCGGTGCGAGGCACAGCGGCGTCCAGCACATCCGGCAGGTGCTGCAACAACTGGCGGATGGGCAATTCGGCGGCCTGGCGCTTGAGCCAGGCCCGGTGCAGGCGCAACCCCTGGTCACAGGCGGCCAGGGGCGGTTCGAGCAGCACCCTGAAGGTCGCGTCGAGCACCGCCGGCAGCATTTCAGCGGCACCGCGCAGGGCCAGCCGCCAATCCCGCCCCTGCTCGATGAAGTCGAGGCTGATGCCTTGCTGTTGCGCCCGGCTCTGGGTCGAGCGCAGCCCCCGCTGCAGGGCCTGGTAGAAACCCGCCGTGGCCAGCCCGGCGGGCAGGCGCCAGCGCAGGAACAGGGCCGCCCTCTCGGCATCGCCCGGGTGCTGGATCAGCGGCATCTCGCCCAGCGCCCCCAGGGCCGCCGGAACCGCGAAGGGGCTGAAGACCGGTACACCGGCGAAACGCCAGCGCACATCGATCGCCGGCCAGGCCGGGATGCCGGCTTCTTCCAGTTCGAGCTGGAACCCGGCCACCTCCACCCGCCCTTGCAACGGCTCCCCGCTGGCGAACAGCCGCACCAGCCGGGGCGGCGCCAACTGGGCCAGCAGCCGATGCAGGCTGCGCGCGTCCAGCGGTGCTTGCCCGGGGTCACGCTCCATCAGGCTGCGTGCCTGCTCCAGCGGCGCCGGTCGGGAATGGCCGGTGCGCATCGGGTGGCGCGCGAGCAGGTCCTGCCAGGGCTCCTGCTCGCGCAGGGCCGCGAGCCAGTGGAACAGCGCTGCCTCCAGGCGAGCACGACTGTCGAGATGAGCGTCGGCCAGGGCGATGTCCAGCACCAGCAACGCCTGGCCCTGGTCGAGATGGGGCACCGATAGCTGCAAGCCGTCGCACAGCCCCTGCTCGCCGAGCCAGGCCTGCAGGCTGCCATCGGCTTCGTCCTGCAGCAGCTCACGCAACAGGTCCACCGCCTGGGGCAGCGTGGCAGGCTGCCCTTCCAGGGCGAAGGCCAACCAGTAACGGGGTGCGCCGGGCAGGCACAGGCGCAAGCTGTGGCTGAACAGGGGCAACAGGGGCGGCACTTGGCGCTCAGCGGCCGGAGCCCCTGCGGGCAACAGGGCGCCGTGTCGCCGCGCCAGCTCGGCCAGCTCATCGAGAGGCTGGGGGCCCAGCAGCACCAGGCGCATGCGCGCGCCCTGGTAGTGACTGCGATGGAACAGCGCCAACGCGCCCTGGAATACCGGGTCGTCCACCGCCAGGCTGGCGCGGTTGCCGGCATGGAAATCCGCCAGCGGGTGCCCCGGCGCCAGCGCCGCAGCCAGGGCGGATTGGGCCAGGGTCGAGGCATCGGCGGCGCGCGCCTGGTACTCGGCCTGCAGCACCTCGCGCTCGCGCAGTTGCGCCTCGACCTCCAGCCGGGGCGTGGCGAGCATGTCCAGCAGGCGCGCCAGGCCGTCGTCCAGCGCGGCCGGCGGCAGCTCGAAGAAGTAGTCGGTGTGATGGGCCTGGGTGCTGGCATTGAGACGCCCACCGCAGGCCTGGATGAACGGCATCAGCCGCTGGTCGCCCGGGTAGCGATGGCCCCCGAGAAACAGCAGGTGCTCGATGAAATGCGCCAGCCCGGGCCAGGCTGCGGGCTCGTCGTGGCTGCCGGCCACCACCCGCACCACTGCCGCGGCCTGACGCGCGCCGGGCACATGGCGCAGCAGCACGGTGAGGCCGTTGTCGAGCACCAGGGAGCGGCTCGTGGGATCGGGAGCGGAGGTCATCCGGGCACCTTGGAAAATTTCGCTCAGCATCCTCAAGACTGGCCGACAGGGCAATGGTTCTTTCGGCGAGTGGTGCCGAGCGCCAGGTGAATTGACGCGCCACGCTGCCTGCGTCCAGAATCCGCGCTCCTTCCCGTGCGGGCTCCATCCAGCCGGGCGGCCACGCTTCCCGGCGTGGCGCCGGCCTCAGGTCCTCCAGTCCCGATTTCCGCACGCTGCGCCTCGCGCACCCGAATACCTGGCTTGCCCAGGACACTCTCAGAACCGAGCCCGTCGCCGCGAGCGGCCCGGCCTTCCCCTGCCCGCTGCTTGCGTGGGCGGGGCGGACGCCTGCGCGATGCCGTTCGCCCTTTCAGGAAACCGAGCAATGACAATGATCCGCCTCTCGAAAGCCGTCATGGTGCTGGCCATGGCCTTCTTCGCCTCGCTGGTGGCGTTCAACAACGTCACCGACTACGCCACCAACTTCGCCTTCGTCCACCACGTGTTCCTCATGGACACCACCTTCCCCGGCAACCAGCTGATGTACCGCGCCATCGAGGCGCCCTGGCTGCACCACGCCGGCTACATGGGCATCATCGCCCTGGAAACCGCCACCGCCCTGCTCTGCTGGCTCGGCGGCCTGCACCTGCTGCGCGCACTGCGGGCCAGCGACGCC includes the following:
- the nahK gene encoding hybrid sensor histidine kinase/response regulator NahK/ErcS', with product MACTSTRPSPVSLSDAAPAMQAADQEARIAQLESDNHKLRRINAALIERVESSAARRDDAYAAFQHSVVLAEQVRERTDALNQAMSELKASNQLLSDARLRAETAHQHLVDAIESISDAFVLFDKEQRIVLFNSRFKSFWAHSRARIISGTRLSEIKRLAESTGLIVEEQRSSDNEHSLYRLQDGRWVQVSERPTREGGLVILYTDITELKVSETMRREQALAQKSRLLQRAVDNLSQGMAMVGAEGTLELWNHRFLELCGLAPIQAHRPFAEVMADSELALLTPQTRDANGRPVRELEQRLFDGRMLEVRTHALPTGGFVNTFTDITERYRHAEALAESERWIRLITDHVPALIAYLNAELVYEFTNKVYEEWYRWPRGGMLGQRLREVHSEEHWRRLEPYVERALSGESVTFEVAETNLNGQERYMLRSYVPNRLANGEVVGIFVLIRDITERRRTAEALHLAYQNLEQRVRERTAELTQLNDQLLREIGERSQVELRLREAKREAEQANLSKTKFLAAVSHDLLQPLNAARLFTSALQEQREQAVSTALVRNISNSLDDVESLLGTLVDISKLDAGVIKPDIAPFAVAELLDNLAVEFRQAAASEGLSLHFVPSSALVRSDIQLLARILRNLLSNAIRYTPSGRVLLGCRRHRQSLSIEVWDSGIGIAEDKLKEIFQEFKRGDSQRPKQDRGLGLGLAIVDKIAGMLGHRIQVRSRLGHGSRFSIEVPLAKRAPRARVEASTPEMLVERLRGSRVWVLDNDAAICAGMRTLLEGWGCQVVTALSEEDLARQVDNYHADADLLIADYHLDNDHNGVDAVASINARRGTALPALMITANYSNELRQQMRELGHTLMHKPVRPMKLKAAMNHLIERGG
- a CDS encoding porin, with translation MYNNKNVTIGFLPLALTTGLALAAMEQAKAEIVLYDKDDTTFSTDGYVNAFYVNSDVDRDGEQFDRRQSRVKMGFLPNWIGFNMGKQVDDLKLGARASFWVTINDSETNGTDTAIDVRQFYGTVGSDWGEVLVGKDFGLFARSNILLDEMLAGYGQVSDTLGLVDGGGVSFGNIGSGYPYPFPTSQITYRSPKSDGLRLAVGIMDPVDTNDDSPTGKAYQENPRFESELTYEFELGGAQIYSWVNGGYQTSDNTDPAVDSVTSKGLGYGVQAKMGDFSVVGSGFQAKGINPFFTNNAGEATLREVDSDGYLLQGSYRFGKNRLALSYGKTKDDGNGAVNTGADYETRGIALFHDVNDNLKLVAEYNQFEIDGHAGSAQNEDTDTVALGLVLNW
- the nosP gene encoding nitric oxide-sensing protein NosP; translated protein: MQQHQDEGVVTAMSSATEAEAVAQDLARQLIHPHLGFVLFFCSAEYDLPALGAALEQYFGGIELVGCTSAGEITPNGYGRGCVSAVGFDYRSFSIGSALIDEMERFSLIDAQQLVERLVSDCRSNSLAPIKDHSFALTLLDGLSSREEVVLAALSAAFGSIPHFGGSAGDDNHLTHTHVYHGGQFHTGAAVVVLVNTQLDFEVFSTHHILPSDEKLVVTRADSASRRVFELNAEPAAQEYAQWIGVPLAALDHRLFAAHPLAVRVNDQYYVRSIQRVNDDLSLSFYCAVENGIVLTGMRPGPLLPNLQALFQRLEQRLGPPLLTIGCDCFLRRLEIESDGGVEQTGEFLRRQRVIGFNTYGEQFNGMHINQTFTGVAIGRRPGDAGR